A segment of the Desulfurispora thermophila DSM 16022 genome:
CGCAATTGCGCAGCAGCAGCAGCAGCGGAGTGCCGGGCAAGAGCCCCATTTCTTCCAGTTGTCTTTTCCTTTTCTGGTCGGCCCGGATACCCAAAATGCAGGCTCTTTGCCGGCATCTCAGCCCCACCAGGTTTTTTTCCATGGGATATCACACCTTTCCTAAAACAGCATTATTGGGTAGCGGTGGAGCAAATTCAGTTGACTGACCGGCCCATTTTTCAATCAGTTCGGCTACTTCGCCGCACAGGGCGCGCACGCCGTCAGTACCCAGATCCAGCGCCTGCACACTGTGCCGGGCTTGTTGCAGAGAATCTCTGCTGCTTCTGAGCTGCCGGCAAATATGCTGGTAGGTTTGGGAAGCCAGGCTGGTAATCCGGTAGAGGCGGTCGATTTCCTCATTTTCCGTGCTCAGGAAATCTACTACCCGGCCGGCGCTCTGATGGGAGCGGTTCATGGCCCGGGCTACTTCGTGGGCGGTACGGCGACTTTTTTCCGCCAGCTTATCAATCTCCCCTGCCACTACGGCAAAACCGCGTCCACTGTCTCCAGCCCGGGCAGCTTCAAT
Coding sequences within it:
- a CDS encoding FeoA domain-containing protein produces the protein MEKNLVGLRCRQRACILGIRADQKRKRQLEEMGLLPGTPLLLLLRNCGGTVMIKVRDSILMLGQDTARSVRVWSSEQEG